The nucleotide window CTGCTTTCAAGGGACACAGAATAGAAGAAACCGGTGACTGGGAAAATCTTGAGAGACAGTACGGGTATAGATGTGTCACCTGTGGTTCAGAAAAAGGTAAGCCACATATCCATTGGCCCAATACTATTACCAGATTACAAAAAGCACATATAGATCCAAATAAACCTCTGATTAGAGGGAACATTATCCCTCAGTGTGAAAAGTGTAATCGGGCAGATAGAAACAATTGGGTTTATGATGAAAGAGGTAGAGTAATAAAATTAGCCAATCCTAATGTAATAAAAAGGTCAGATAAAGAAGTTAGATGGAAAGTATATAAGATTCTATATCAAGAATTTAATGGGAGAAATCCAAATGAATAAAGAATTGATAAATAAAATTATATTAGGAGATAGTCTAAAAGTTCTGCCTCAAATTGAAGATAATTCAATAGATCTTGTTCTAACAGACCCTCCTTACTTTTTAGACAAGATGGATAATAATTGGAATCATCAGACAGTTTCTACCATAACAGGCTATTGTCACGTAGTGAAATCGCTTCCTCCTGGAATGAAGTTTGATAAAGAGCAAGGGAAAAGTTTTTATCAATGGTATTTGAAGATATCAAAAGAATTATATAGGGTATTGAAATCGGGTGGATTCTTTTTTTCATTTTCAAGTCCCAGACTCTATCATAGGATGGTCTCGGCTGTTGATGATGCAGGTTTTTCAATAAGGGATTGTTTTATCTGGCTTTATACACAAAATCAGCCTAAAGCAATGTCTCTTAATCATTTTATTGATAAATTAAATAGGAATAACAGGTCTAAGAGTGAATTGAAGCAGAAATTAAATGGTTGGAAAACACCGCAAATAAAATCTTGTTTTGAACCGATTATGATGGCTCAGAAAGAAGTAGAAAAAACATTTTTAGAGAATATGTTAAAGTATAATGTTGGGCTTATGAACACGAATGTGAAGATTGGAAAAGATATGTTCCCATCTAATGTTGTAACTACAGAAATGATTGAAGAAAATATAGATAAATGTTTTCTTCTGCCCAAACCAACCAGGGAGGAAAGGGGAAAGTTTAATGTCCATAAAACAGTGAAACCTTTAGCAATATGTGAATATATAATTAAATTAACAACTTTTTCAGAAGAAGCGATCGTTTTAGACCCTTTTGTAGGAAGTGGAACGACTACTGTTGCGGCAAAGAAGTTAGGAAGAAAATTTATTGGGATTGATATTAACCCCGAGTATGTAGAAAGTGCCTTGAAAAGATTAGAGAGTATTGAAAGAGATAAGATCAAAATCTATGAAAGCAAGAAAGCAGAACAACAACTTACACTGTTTGAATCTAAAAGCAAGTATTCAACAAATAAAAAGAGAGCAATTAGGGTCAAACCTTGAATATGGAATTTAAAACATTCTGTATTCCTGCCCCCCAAGATATGAGTGTCTCCTGAAAATAGGCTGAAGACTGAAGGCTTAAGGCTGAAATTTTGAATATTGTTCCCTTCAGCCTATAATCTATTTTCATCGCTCTGTCCTTCACAGGTTAATATTCGTTCCCCCCAGATAACTGACCCATTTCAAAAGAGCCGAATTTTTCCACCTGTGCGGTTAAATGTAAAATGGATAATGTCCAATGAAAAATGTCCAATGAAAATGTATAACTGAAAGGTAATGAGTCTTGCGAAGTACTAAAATTTCCCATTTTTCATTTATTTTTCCTTTGCGTCTCTGCAATGAATTAGTCTAATCGCACAGGTGAAAAAGTTTGAGCCATTTCTCCAATTCTCCCTTTTCCCCATTTCTCCTTGTTTACACTTCTAATGTATAGCCTTGAACGGTTACCAAAAAAGCAATTTTCTATCAGTCAAAAAACCAGTTCCTATAAGGAATGACCTAAGTTAATAGGTGATCTAAGAATGATAATTCTTTCTGCAATACCCAAAAATTATAGAGTTTCTCGTATATGGGAAACTTCCAGAATCTAGTGATGGTAACCAAATGGGTA belongs to bacterium and includes:
- a CDS encoding site-specific DNA-methyltransferase, giving the protein MNKELINKIILGDSLKVLPQIEDNSIDLVLTDPPYFLDKMDNNWNHQTVSTITGYCHVVKSLPPGMKFDKEQGKSFYQWYLKISKELYRVLKSGGFFFSFSSPRLYHRMVSAVDDAGFSIRDCFIWLYTQNQPKAMSLNHFIDKLNRNNRSKSELKQKLNGWKTPQIKSCFEPIMMAQKEVEKTFLENMLKYNVGLMNTNVKIGKDMFPSNVVTTEMIEENIDKCFLLPKPTREERGKFNVHKTVKPLAICEYIIKLTTFSEEAIVLDPFVGSGTTTVAAKKLGRKFIGIDINPEYVESALKRLESIERDKIKIYESKKAEQQLTLFESKSKYSTNKKRAIRVKP